One window from the genome of Sandaracinaceae bacterium encodes:
- a CDS encoding FAD-linked oxidase C-terminal domain-containing protein, producing MRPLPAASERATLALERSLPSGAVCLDRDVREAHARDESETEPTLPDAVIRVSSTEQVAAVMRAAHAHQVPVTPRAAGTGRTGGAVPLRGGWVMSFEGFRGIDEIHRGDGVAVVRPGLVLADLHAAVEAEGLFYPPDPNSLASCTLGGNIAENAGGPRAFKYGVTGDYVLGLEAVMADGTVLELGRRTKKGVTGYDLTRLIVGSEGTLALVTRATLHLVPKPEALRTMVVFLPSAEHVAPVVSACLGQRVVPRCVELLDAITLEVLREEKAIAIPDAARALLLVEIDGEDAHLDAELERLGNAMSDAGALEILVAKHGGDRERLWGVRREMSRALRRRAVNKLSEDVVVPRSRIGALLAKCREISDAHDVTMPSYGHAGDGNLHVNFLWDAPEEKPRVDAAIEALFRATIALGGTLSGEHGIGALKAPYLGLEQSPELIRVQEGIKAQLDPRGVLNPGKIFPRPGHRSC from the coding sequence GTGAGACCCCTGCCCGCTGCCTCCGAGCGCGCGACCCTCGCGCTCGAGCGCTCGCTGCCGAGCGGCGCGGTCTGCCTCGATCGAGACGTGCGGGAGGCGCACGCGCGGGACGAGAGCGAGACCGAGCCGACGCTCCCGGACGCGGTGATCCGGGTCTCGAGCACGGAGCAGGTCGCGGCGGTGATGCGCGCGGCGCATGCCCATCAGGTCCCGGTGACCCCGCGCGCGGCCGGCACCGGGCGCACGGGCGGCGCGGTCCCCCTGCGCGGTGGCTGGGTGATGTCTTTCGAGGGTTTCCGGGGCATCGACGAGATCCACCGAGGCGACGGCGTCGCCGTGGTCCGGCCGGGGCTCGTGCTCGCCGACCTCCACGCCGCGGTCGAGGCCGAGGGCCTCTTCTACCCGCCCGACCCGAACAGCCTCGCGAGCTGCACGCTCGGGGGAAACATCGCGGAGAACGCGGGCGGCCCCCGCGCCTTCAAGTACGGCGTGACCGGCGACTACGTGCTGGGGCTCGAGGCGGTCATGGCCGACGGCACGGTCCTCGAGCTGGGTCGGCGCACGAAGAAAGGCGTGACCGGCTACGACCTGACGCGCCTGATCGTGGGCAGCGAGGGCACCCTCGCGCTCGTGACCCGCGCCACGCTCCACCTCGTGCCGAAGCCGGAGGCGCTCCGCACGATGGTGGTCTTCTTGCCCTCGGCCGAGCACGTCGCGCCGGTCGTCTCGGCCTGTCTCGGTCAGCGCGTGGTGCCGCGCTGCGTGGAGCTGCTCGACGCGATCACGCTGGAGGTCCTGCGCGAGGAGAAGGCCATCGCGATCCCGGACGCGGCGCGCGCGCTGCTGCTCGTGGAGATCGACGGCGAGGACGCCCACCTCGACGCGGAGCTCGAGCGTCTCGGCAACGCGATGAGCGACGCGGGCGCGCTCGAGATCCTGGTCGCGAAGCACGGCGGCGACCGAGAGCGGCTCTGGGGCGTGCGGCGCGAGATGTCCCGCGCGCTCCGACGCCGCGCGGTGAACAAGCTGTCCGAGGACGTCGTGGTCCCGCGCTCCCGGATCGGCGCGCTGCTGGCGAAGTGTCGCGAGATCTCGGACGCGCACGACGTGACGATGCCGAGCTACGGCCACGCGGGCGATGGCAACCTGCACGTCAACTTCCTCTGGGACGCGCCCGAGGAGAAGCCCCGCGTCGACGCGGCGATCGAGGCGCTCTTCCGCGCGACGATCGCGCTCGGCGGCACGCTGAGCGGCGAGCACGGCATCGGCGCGCTGAAGGCGCCCTACCTCGGCCTGGAGCAGAGCCCCGAGCTCATCCGCGTGCAGGAGGGGATCAAGGCGCAGCTCGACCCGCGCGGCGTGCTGAACCCGGGCAAGATCTTCCCGCGCCCGGGCCACCGTTCCTGCTGA